The Anoplopoma fimbria isolate UVic2021 breed Golden Eagle Sablefish chromosome 5, Afim_UVic_2022, whole genome shotgun sequence genome contains a region encoding:
- the tap2t gene encoding antigen peptide transporter 2: MGELVARGLFILLFDTVLCLGLWAGLVQLQCSSCGGLPGVWAFGAVKWASLHVFTSKLTDGQPEGVLRRLVALLCLLSPVFETGRFLMAPPSEPYTGLTPDLGMLLLLSMSALLACVVWEKCLCGDSKLTKDNIKLDARRLLVRLVKYYKPDTFYLIAAFGFLILGVICDAYIPLYQGNVIDMLRGQVLHTSFFYPIGQLALVSLGSSLFSGLRGGIFMCTLARLNKRLKGLLFNRLLQQEVHFFEENNPGRLSSRLHSDVDRMGRTVALNANALVRSTVKSCLMLKLMLGLSGELTVLTCIEMPLLALLQNRYINLSKDLKDQIQECHAQNKELAHQTISGIRTVRSFQAEKDELRRYNEALDRMCSVKTRLGIYSSIFCLLRRLVSLGIKILMLVKAHTLILSGQLSVGSLVSFLLYQKPMSNNLREIMYCYGETMSTVGIISKVFSYLDRTSKCKKAGDLAPKKLEGRIVFQNVTFTYPSAEDKVALKSVSMELQPGKMTALVGPSGSGKTSCVSLLKRLYEPQEGQILLDGEPLHRYKHEYFHQKMALVSQNPVLFSGSLRYNIAYGLKDCSIEQVKEAAKKANAEDFISEMENEYDTDVGECGGSLSDGQKQCIAIIRALVREPQVIILDEATSKLDVEMQHAVLREVLACGRTVLVVAHQLKTVEEADHIVFIEKGVVVEEGTHQELMAKRGRYHRLKEELFSQVS; encoded by the exons ATGGGGGAATTGGTAGCTCGTGGATTATTCATCCTTCTTTTCGACACGGTGCTGTGTTTGGGACTTTGGGCCGGACTCGTGCAGCTGCAGTGCTCCAGTTGCGGCGGGCTGCCAGGTGTTTGGGCCTTCGGGGCCGTGAAGTGGGCGAGCCTCCATGTTTTCACCTCTAAACTGACTGATGGACAGCCGGAGGGTGTTCTCCGAAGGCTGGTGGCGCTCCTCTGCCTTCTGTCTCCTGTGTTTGAAACCGGACGTTTCCTCATGGCGCCTCCATCGGAGCCTTACACCGGGCTGACTCCTGACCTCGGCATGCTGCTCCTGCTTTCCATGTCGGCATTGCTGGCCTGCGTGGTTTGGGAAAAGTGCCTCTGTGGTGATTCAAAACTGACAAAGGATAACATTAAACTGGATGCCAGGCGGCTGCTTGTCAGATTGGTGAAATACTACAAACCGGATACCTTTTACCTGATTGCAGCTTTCGGTTTCCTCATTTTAGGTGTAATCT GTGATGCATATATCCCATTGTATCAGGGGAATGTCATCGATATGCTCAGAGGTCAAGTACTTCACACCAGCTTCTTTTATCCAATTGGACAGCTGGCACTTGTCTCTCTTGGAAG CTCACTGTTCTCTGGCTTAAGAGGAGGAATATTTATGTGCACGCTGGCCAGACTGAACAAGAGACTGAAGGGTCTGCTGTTTAACCGcctgctgcagcaggaagtgCACTTCTTTGAGGAGAACAACCCTG GCCGTCTGTCCTCCCGCCTGCACTCCGATGTGGACAGGATGGGCCGCACAGTTGCGCTGAATGCCAACGCGCTGGTTCGCAGCACCGTCAAGAGCTGCCTCATGCTCAAGTTGATGTTAGGCCTGTCCGGTGAGCTCACTGTGCTCACCTGCATAGAGATGCCACTCTTGGCCCTCCTGCAGAATAGATACATCAACTTGTCCAAG GATCTGAAGGATCAGATCCAGGAATGCCACGCTCAGAACAAAGAGCTGGCTCACCAGACGATCAGCGGGATTCGCACGGTCCGCAGCTTCCAGGCGGAGAAGGATGAACTGAGGAGGTACAACGAGGCTCTGGACCGCATGTGCTCCGTGAAGACACGTTTGGGAATCTACAGCTCCATCTTCTGCTTATTACGGAGG CTGGTGAGTCTGGGGATAAAGATCCTCATGCTGGTAAAGGCCCACACTCTCATCTTGTCGGGTCAACTCAGCGTCGGTAGTCTCGTCTCCTTCCTCTTGTACCAGAAGCCCATGTCGAACAATTTAAGG GAGATTATGTATTGCTATGGAGAGACAATGTCGACCGTTGGAATCATCTCCAAAGTGTTCAGTTATCTTGACAGAACATCAAAGTGTAAGAAAGCGGGAGATTTAGCCCCTAAGAAGCTGGAGGGAAGAATCGTTTTCCAAAACGTCACCTTCACGTATCCCTCAGCAGAAGACAAAGTAGCTCTGAAG TCTGTTTCTATGGAGCTTCAGCCAGGGAAGATGACGGCCCTGGTGGGTCCCTCCGGCAGTGGGAAGACTTCCTGTGTCAGCCTCCTGAAGAGGCTGTACGAGCCGCAAGAGGGACAGATCCTGCTGGACGGAGAACCGCTGCACCGTTACAAACACGAGTACTTCCATCAGAAG ATGGCCCTGGTATCCCAGAATCCTGTGCTGTTTTCTGGTTCACTGAGATACAACATCGCGTACGGCCTGAAGGACTGCAGCATCGAGCAGGTGAAGGAAGCTGCAAAGAAGGCCAACGCAGAAGACTTCATCTCTGAAATGGAGAATGAATACGACACAG ATGTAGGCGAATGTGGCGGCTCGCTTTCAGATGGACAGAAGCAGTGCATCGCCATCATTAGAGCTCTGGTTCGAGAGCCGCAGGTCATCATACTGGATGAGGCCACCAGCAAACTGGATGTTGAAATGCAGCATGCT GTGCTGCGGGAGGTTCTGGCCTGCGGTCGGACCGTCCTGGTGGTGGCTCATCAGCTGAAGACTGTGGAGGAGGCGGATCACATCGTCTTCATAGAGAAGGGAGTCGTCGTGGAGGAGGGGACGCACCAAGAACTCATGGCCAAGAGGGGGCGCTACCACCGTTTGAAGGAAGAACTGTTCTCTCAAGTCAGCTGA